The Dromaius novaehollandiae isolate bDroNov1 chromosome 20, bDroNov1.hap1, whole genome shotgun sequence genome includes the window TTTGCTCAGATTATACATGTATATTCTAATAcctaaatgttttgtttttctcccttctggTGCCGGGACGCCAGGCTGTTGTTATCGGTGTTTCGGAGGTATCACCACAAGTGGTGGTCCATCCTTTGGCCTCCACATGAGTACCTGAGCATCATTGGCATTGGGTTTGACAAGGGCACTGGGTGGTATTGGCTCATTCTTGCTAAGGACCTGGGGCTGCTCTTGAGCAGAGGGCTCCCGCAGCTTGGCACGCTGCCCCAGGGGTCTGCCGGGATTTACCTCTATGCCCAGCCTCATGCGCCATTTGATAGTCTGCAAGGTCACCATTTCGTTGGTAGCCGTGTTGGTTGCAACCAGCCAGGTGGTGAAGCTTTGATCCCGGTGAATACTCGTGAGTTTTGCCACGTTGCTCTCGCTTACGGGCACCGCCCACGTGACGCTCGGGTAGAAGTTGTCGTTCATGCTGATGTTGAACTTGGATTCTTTCTTTGTGGGACCCACGATGGTGCAGGTTTCTGTTGTATTTCCATACCAGGGATAGTTCACTCCGTCCGAATCACTTATGGCCTGGATTTTACCGTCCAGTAGATCCGGAAGCTCCCAACTTGACCTGCCATGATCAACAACAAATTATAGATGATGCATTAGTTAATTACCTTAGGACCATGCAGGATCTTAAGGAAGAAGAGCAAATAGTTGTGAATGTGTTCCCCCTTTTAGCTTTTATGGGAATTTGTGGCCCCCATGTCATCCTGCATAAAGAGCTCTTCCCTGCCATTAAAACTGTCTGCAGATTTACCGAACTGATCACGAAAGCGCATCGTGCTGTGAAACAGCACTGAAGAATGATCACCCCGCAGGAACAGGGCTTTCCTCACAGTGACCGGTGGCTACCTGGAGTGGTTCGAAATGTGTTGGTGTTTGAATAAGGTTGCAAAGGGTCCTCAGAGAAGGTCAAGCACTGAAACCCACCCTGTCACCAGAAAATTCAGTGTTGCAGGTATTCTTTTGCAGCTCCTTACTCAGCTGTTTCAGCACTGCTGAACACAAGGAATTGATTCAGGGTCTGCACTCGGTGTCTCCTGACTCGTGTGCTTGTGAGAACAAGGCTCAGGCCAGAGTTTCTTTTGCAGCAACACAAAAATTCTTGTGTAGGCAGAAGAACTGGCAAGCCTCGAGTCAGCCCCTGTATTAAGTGTCGGGAAAGCCATTCGAAGTGGTGGAAGTACGATTGCTCTCAAAGACTCAACTTGATCATAGGGGTTCCCTGCTGATTGCTAGCTCCTACCCTGAATGCTCCAATTTCACCATTCTGTTCTGATCTTGCTTTTAGTCCATAGTTgcaaacattcattttctttccagataAGCCCTTGTCCCTTTCGGCTATCTGTGTGGCACTGGAAGTGTAACCCACCCTTCTCCAGTACTGGGATAGGAGCCTGGTTCAAAGGCTGCACACCCGGCTCCAGGGTTTGGATGATATTACAGTAATTAGAGAAACAGAGGTCAGCTACTCTGTAAAACCGCCTGAGCCAGTAGTCTGTGGCGTTGTCTGCTACGTTTGCAAGACTGACAAAAAGATCTGTCTTTCTAACAAGAAAGTGAAAATGGTCCTCCATCATCTTAAAATACTGATATCaaactctggattttttttaaaatcaactttAAATTGAATTTTCAAGATGGCCAAGGAAGGTAACTACTGTAAATGCCTCAGTTAGATAGAAAAAGGACTAGATTTTTGCAGAGTAAAGGCACCAAACAAGCCTAACCATAAACCACACCATGTGCTCAAAATGCCATGTATGTTAGGggcattctttaaaaaaaaaaaaaagtggctcagattttccctctgcctcttgcttgatgatgaaacacctgcaagaCAGCGTGGGGGGATTTTCCTGCCTGCTCAGAGCTCAGACAGGTCAGCCCTACCCACCAGCTATGGCTCTGCTGGCAAAAAGGGGATATGTGACAACAGCTCATTTGCACCAGTTCCCAGCGTGGCATTTTCGCTAGACCCCGCTTCAGCGCTCCGGCGCTGGGCTTTGCACTGAGCTGGCCAAGCTCTGCAGCTTGCAGTTCCCTTCTGCAGCCCGTGCCACGAGAAGTGGTTATctctgggggagggagggagagagaacgCTGAAGCTCATCAAAGTGACTGTCAAAGCCTTTAATAAGAGTCCAGTGTTGCAGCCTAAAATAGCCCTTTGATTGAAGCAGAGAGATGCACTCTGAGCGCAGGCTGGCTGGCAGGAACGCATCGCTcccggccgggctctgacgcagTGTGGTTTGGGACGCGTTGCTTCTCTCCCCGATCAGGACTAATGTGACTATCTCACGAGGCTGCTCTGATGGGTAATTAGTTAATGGCTGTGAAGTTGTAAGCACTGAACCTCTCAGCAGTTAGCTGGAAATGTCTGGCTCTAACTACAAGATATCTTGTAGGACTTCAAAATtgtgttttatcctttttttttttttttttttttttttttttttagcatgggTCCTAGCAAAAATTCCCTGCGTGATGCCTGTGCAGGCTTTAGGTCGAACGGCTGTGCTGCACTGGAGGCAGGCCTGGCATCAAACCAGAACGTTAAGTGCAAAG containing:
- the FAM78A gene encoding protein FAM78A, whose protein sequence is MGCIQSISCKSKVFRESISVIEVKASIDPIPTSIDESSSVVLRYRTPHFRASAQVLVPPLPKKETWIVGWIQACSHMEFYNHYGEQGMSSWELPDLLDGKIQAISDSDGVNYPWYGNTTETCTIVGPTKKESKFNISMNDNFYPSVTWAVPVSESNVAKLTSIHRDQSFTTWLVATNTATNEMVTLQTIKWRMRLGIEVNPGRPLGQRAKLREPSAQEQPQVLSKNEPIPPSALVKPNANDAQVLMWRPKDGPPLVVIPPKHR